In Brachypodium distachyon strain Bd21 chromosome 2, Brachypodium_distachyon_v3.0, whole genome shotgun sequence, one genomic interval encodes:
- the LOC104582800 gene encoding pentatricopeptide repeat-containing protein At4g02750, whose product MASWTLRKAALGLSPFSRMAWKTMGITEAGKSGQAERALKLFDSMPEKNQVAWNAALAALVDAGRTEWALTFFHEMPKKNATSYTTMIGGLSSAGAVSRARSLFDELSLDRQNVFTWTAMLSCYVRNGEPSRAVELFAVLYGELFVHKVLPNAHSFSSLLKACVVLQTPSMALQLQSFTVKLLDEGNKDCIFAWNALIDVHAKMGALSDAEKVFHGMRYKDICSWNIMMNGYARHKLGYNALELFKGMTNKDAFSWNIIISCLWENRHGEDALRLFIDLVRLEGHHNGRVKSCVSTYTTVLHICSVLALLTFGKQVHARTVKNSFCSTSVFVCNSLMSMYSSCGLTLDLQQVFDETTVRDTISWNSVIQGLGQNGLGKQALLVAERALDLKMYNGNTFIAILTSCSHAGLVTEGLCYFNTMTEKYGVKRTLDHYISAINLLGRAGRLEEAHILLQNMPFAPTALSWSTLLHSCLAHKDSLVGSIAAQELKALQPDGGANYKRLVLGCRGGGEVNEIPFGVTENMKTVAHKPGCSWVT is encoded by the coding sequence ATGGCGTCATGGACGCTCAGGAAAGCAGCTCTGGGGCTTTCGCCATTTTCTCGTATGGCCTGGAAGACCATGGGGATCACCGAGGCGGGCAAATCCGGGCAAGCAGAGAGGGCCCTCAAGCTGTTCGACTCAATGCCTGAGAAGAACCAGGTGGCATGGAACGCCGCGCTCGCAGCGCTCGTAGACGCCGGCCGCACTGAGTGGGCGCTCACCTTCTTCCATGAGATGCCCAAGAAGAACGCCACCTCGTACACCACCATGATCGGGGGGCTCTCCAGTGCCGGGGCGGTCTCCAGGGCACGAAGTCTCTTCGATGAGTTGTCACTCGATCGGCAAAATGTGTTCACCTGGACAGCCATGCTATCGTGCTATGTCCGGAATGGTGAGCCCAGCAGAGCTGTCGAGCTTTTCGCAGTGCTCTACGGTGAGCTATTTGTACACAAGGTTTTACCCAATGCCCACTCTTTCAGCTCATTGCTCAAGGCCTGTGTTGTTCTCCAGACGCCCTCCATGGCATTGCAGCTCCAGTCGTTCACCGTCAAGCTCTTGGATGAGGGGAACAAAGATTGCATCTTTGCTTGGAATGCTTTGATCGACGTGCATGCGAAAATGGGTGCCCTGTCGGATGCTGAGAAGGTGTTCCACGGGATGCGGTACAAGGACATCTGTTCATGGAACATCATGATGAATGGGTACGCACGGCATAAGCTCGGTTATAATGCTCTTGAACTctttaaagggatgacgaacAAGGATGCCTTCTCATGGAACATCATAATATCCTGCTTGTGGGAAAACCGCCATGGAGAAGATGCCCTCCGCCTCTTCATCGATCTGGTGAGATTAGAAGGCCACCACAATGGCAGAGTCAAGTCATGTGTATCAACATACACAACCGTTCTACACATCTGCTCGGTGCTGGCATTGCTCACATTTGGGAAGCAAGTCCATGCGCGTACTGTCAAGAACAGTTTCTGTAGCACCAGCGTCTTTGTCTGCAATTCTCTGATGAGCATGTACAGCAGTTGTGGCCTGACACTGGATCTGCAGCAGGTGTTCGATGAAACAACAGTAAGAGACACCATATCATGGAATTCTGTGATACAGGGGCTTGGCCAGAATGGTCTAGGCAAGCAAGCCCTGTTGGTCGCAGAGCGTGCACTTGACCTGAAAATGTACAATGGCAACACCTTTATCGCGATACTGACGTCCTGCAGCCATGCCGGGTTGGTCACCGAGGGGCTGTGCTACTTCAACACTATGACTGAAAAGTATGGAGTGAAACGTACGCTTGACCACTACATCAGCGCCATCAATCTGCTCGGCCGGGCAGGGAGACTGGAAGAGGCACATATCTTGCTTCAGAACATGCCGTTCGCACCAACTGCATTGTCATGGTCCACCCTTTTGCATTCTTGTTTGGCTCATAAGGACAGCCTGGTGGGGAGTATTGCCGCACAGGAACTGAAAGCCTTGCAGCCTGATGGCGGAGCAAATTACAAGAGATTGGTGCTTGGTTGCAGGGGAGGTGGCGAGGTTAATGAAATACCGTTTGGTGTGACAGAGAACATGAAGACTGTCGCTCACAAGCCTGGATGCAGCTGGGTCACCTGA